The sequence CATTTCAAACTAACAGAAAAAAATTAAACCGCCATTATTCCTTGGTTTGGAATAATAGGTAAATCGATTTTTGCATTTTTATTTATACTATTTTCTTTGAAGATAAATTTCTTATCAAACATTTGGCTTCCAATAAAATAAGACAACATAAATTCGTTCTCTAATTGCAACACATTGTTCTCTAAAAACTCTATTTTAACTGCCGTTTGTGGCTCAACTTTTGCAAAAGCATGTCGCAATTGCATCGTGTTTCTTTCTTCACCATTTATTAAACCATACGCTCGAGAAATAAGCATTGCCATTTCTAAAGTTTCATTGGTTGCGTTTAATAAATAAGCGTACCAACAATTTTCTTGAAAATCATCGCTCCATTCTTGTATTGCTACAATATGAACATTTTCTACTTTTGGGATTATAATGTCTTTTTTCATGATATTAAACAATAAGACCTAACAGGTTTTAAAAACCTGTTAGGTCTGTATAATTAAAATATTAAATACTTGATTTGAATTGTTCTAAGAAACGTACGTCATTTTCATAAAACATACGAATGTCTCCAATTTGATATAATAACATCGCAATACGCTCTACTCCCATACCAAAAGCAAAACCTGTGTATTCTTCTGCATTGATATTACAGTTCTTTAAAACATTCGGATCTACCATTCCACAACCACCAATCTCTAACCAACCAGTTCCTTTTGTAATTCTATAATCGGTTTCCGTTTTTAAACCCCAATAGATATCTATTTCTGCACTTGGTTCTGTAAATGGAAAATAAGATGGTCTTAATCTAATCTTAGATTTCCCAAACATCTCTTTTGTGAAATACAATAACGTTTGCTTCAAATCTGCAAATGAAACGTCTTTATCGATATATAAACCTTCTACTTGATGAAAAATACAATGTGAACGCGATGAAATATCTTCATTACGAAAAACGCGACCTGGAGAAATTGTTCTAATAGGCGGTTGATTGTTTTCCATATAACGCACTTGTACTGATGAAGTATGCGTACGTAACAAAATATCAGGATTCGTTTGAATAAAGAAAGTATCCTGCATGTCTCTTGCTGGATGATATTCTGGAAGATTTAAAGCGGTAAAATTATGCCAATCATCTTCAATTTCTGGCCCTTCAGAAACGTTAAAACCAACGTTTGAAAAGATATCGATAATTTGATTTTTAACAATAGATATTGGATGACGAGAACCAATAGTTACTGGCTCGCCTGGACGTGTTAAATCTCCATAAATTCCTTTTATTTCTTCTTTGCTTTCCAATTGTTGTTGTATAGCAACAACTTTTTCTTCAGCAGTGTTTTTTAACTGATTTATAATTTGTCCAAACTCTTTTTTCATTTCGTTAGGGACATTTTTAAAATCTGCAAAAAATTCTTTTAGCAAACCTTTGTTTCCTAAATATTTAATACGGAATTCTTCTAATTTCTCTTTGTTATCAGTATGAAAAACTTTCGCTTCTTCAATATGACTTTTAATCTTATCTATCATCGTATTTTTTCTAATGTGGCAAATTTAATGTTTTTTAGTGATTAGTTAAAAGAAATAGTGATTTGTAATTAGTGATTAGTGATTAGCGTACCTAATTATTGCAAGAAAATTGTATTAACTACAAGTCCTTTTCTTACTTTAAAGAATACAAAAAATTTCCTCCATTAGAAGAAAACACACTATTCGCAATATCTTATCTTTTGATAGAAAAACTTTTCACTAGTAACTAACTACTCTATTAATTCTTTCTCCAAAAAGTAGCTCACTATAGCATCTTTCATTAAAATCGTTTGTTCTCCAGCTTTTAAGGTTGGTAATTCTTCTTTAATTTTATAATGAGGCCATCCTTCACTATCGAAATATTCGAATTCGTAGTAACCATAAGGCTCTAATAATCGACATATAGCAATGTGCATTAAATTAACTTTTTCATCTTTTTGAAATTCTTGCTTAAATTTTCCTAATTCTTGAATTCCAATCAGGTAAATGATACTGTCTAAATCAAGCTCATCTCCATCTGCGAATTTAGTTGATAATATATTGACAACGCTATCCCAGCGCTCTTTTAGTTGTTCGTCTCTTGACATTTTTCTTTAAGAAAATAGAAAATAGAGAAAAGAAAAAGTCTTTTCACAATATTTTCAAAATTAGATTGCAAAGATAACATTTCTATCTACTATTCTCATGATCTTTCTCTCCAAAAAAATCTATTATCTTTGTTCTATTCTCTTTAATCTTTAACTATGAGTTTTATTGATATTGTTTTTGCGGTTTTATTATGTTACGCGTTGTATAAAGGAATTAAAAATGGGCTGTTTGTAGAGCTCGCTTCTTTAATTGCTTTAGTGACGGGTATCTATGTTGCTATTAAATTCTCTTATATAACAAAGAATTTCTTAGAAACTAAAGTGAGTTGGGAACCAAAATACATTGAAATAACAGCCTTTGCTTTAACTTTTATACTTGTTGTGCTAATTATTCATCTTTCTGCTAAGTTATTAACTAAAATAGCCGATTTCGCCTACCTAGGATGGATTAACAAACTAACAGGAGCCCTTTTTAGCTGCTTAAAAACGATTTTATTATTAAGTGTTGTTATCTTTTTATTTGAGAAGATAAACACCAACAATACACTTGTAAAACAAGAAACGTTAGATGCATCTATTTTTTACAATCCTACAAAAGAAATTTCTGCTTTTATCTACCCAAAAATAGAAGAGTGGTATGAGAATACTATAGAAACCTCTTCTGATGAGAAAGAAACGAATGAAGATGAACAAGCATAGTATTCTGTAACAGTAAGCATATTCGAGAAGCATATTCGGAACAAATAAAACGTTTATCTCGCAACTTAATTGGATAAAGTTATTTTAGAATATTAAACACAAAATTATACTATTTGGGATGAAAATTTCTGTAATGTTATTGAATTTCATAGTATCGGAATTTATCGCTATGGCAATTATTTAATCACCACAACCTCCACAGCCTCCACCGCAAGAGCTTCCACAACTCGACCCACAACTACTACCACAGCTCGATCCACATCCTGAAAAAAAGTTAGAACTAGTGTATGAATTTGCTAAAGGAATAAATGCAGTGGAAAGTAACGCTGTTCCACTTAAGAAATAGTTCCATTCCCAACTGTTATGCGCTGACTTATTATTAGGAATTACTTCTTCTTTAAAATAATTAGGAATGGTTTTATTCGTTATTCTATTCCATGTTTTTTTTAGAAAAAGAAAAGAAAGATACAACGCGAGTACAAGTACAACTACAAGAAACAGGACTTGTTTCTCTCTTATTATGCCAATAACTAACCTAGTTATTCCAATAGCGATGAACAACAGCACAAATGCATAATTAAACACAAATAATTCCAAATTACTTTTCGAAGTTTTAATGGCTTCCTTGCTATTATTTGTTGCTTTAGATATTGTTGTAAAAACAGGTTTATTTATTAGTATAGCTAATAACTGACCATATTGCAAACTAGTTTTCTCATCAATAGAATCTAAAATAGTTTTTGTTACTTTATCAGTAATTGCTTTTCTAGTATTTGATTTTGAAATTTCTTTTGAATCTTTAATTTTTAATTTTTTACCTACAATTAGATTATTTACATAACCATGAACAACAACTTTTAGCTGATTAGTTTTTAAACAAATCAATTCGCTTGCAGATAAGTTTTCAATAATTCTATTAGGCAATAATTGCTTCATATATTTATTTGCGACTATTTCACTATAAGTATTTAAAGAAAAGTACATTACTATACCCAAAAATAAATATGATAATAAGAAAAATGGATTGTTTATACTTACAAAAAATCCGTACAAAACATATCTAAACAATAAAACCAAAAAGAACAATATGATTACACCTAGTGAAAGAACTGTATTTAAGTGTATATTCGATTTTTCAACCTCTAAAGCCTCAATAAATGTATTGAATTCCCAAAATTCTTTAGGTTGTAACCCAAAAACGCTTTCATACAATTCCTTAGTACGCTTTTTAGCTGTAAAAAACTTATCTTTTTCTTCTCTATTGTGTGTTGATGGGATGTGTTCTATTTTTTTACCTAAAACAACGCAAAACTCTTTATAGGATTCTGTGAAAATTAAATGTTGATGCCAAACGACATCTACAATTTCTGAAG is a genomic window of Flavobacterium jumunjinense containing:
- the pheS gene encoding phenylalanine--tRNA ligase subunit alpha; the encoded protein is MIDKIKSHIEEAKVFHTDNKEKLEEFRIKYLGNKGLLKEFFADFKNVPNEMKKEFGQIINQLKNTAEEKVVAIQQQLESKEEIKGIYGDLTRPGEPVTIGSRHPISIVKNQIIDIFSNVGFNVSEGPEIEDDWHNFTALNLPEYHPARDMQDTFFIQTNPDILLRTHTSSVQVRYMENNQPPIRTISPGRVFRNEDISSRSHCIFHQVEGLYIDKDVSFADLKQTLLYFTKEMFGKSKIRLRPSYFPFTEPSAEIDIYWGLKTETDYRITKGTGWLEIGGCGMVDPNVLKNCNINAEEYTGFAFGMGVERIAMLLYQIGDIRMFYENDVRFLEQFKSSI
- a CDS encoding CvpA family protein, with product MSFIDIVFAVLLCYALYKGIKNGLFVELASLIALVTGIYVAIKFSYITKNFLETKVSWEPKYIEITAFALTFILVVLIIHLSAKLLTKIADFAYLGWINKLTGALFSCLKTILLLSVVIFLFEKINTNNTLVKQETLDASIFYNPTKEISAFIYPKIEEWYENTIETSSDEKETNEDEQA
- a CDS encoding glycine-rich domain-containing protein; this translates as MNKELWNEIIKFDLDFPLSEYGFTTRLAYENEWTEFFTKQAIEEYKKFMYLAATSNQMVSPSEIVDVVWHQHLIFTESYKEFCVVLGKKIEHIPSTHNREEKDKFFTAKKRTKELYESVFGLQPKEFWEFNTFIEALEVEKSNIHLNTVLSLGVIILFFLVLLFRYVLYGFFVSINNPFFLLSYLFLGIVMYFSLNTYSEIVANKYMKQLLPNRIIENLSASELICLKTNQLKVVVHGYVNNLIVGKKLKIKDSKEISKSNTRKAITDKVTKTILDSIDEKTSLQYGQLLAILINKPVFTTISKATNNSKEAIKTSKSNLELFVFNYAFVLLFIAIGITRLVIGIIREKQVLFLVVVLVLALYLSFLFLKKTWNRITNKTIPNYFKEEVIPNNKSAHNSWEWNYFLSGTALLSTAFIPLANSYTSSNFFSGCGSSCGSSCGSSCGSSCGGGCGGCGD